One window of the Lactobacillus sp. PV034 genome contains the following:
- a CDS encoding AAA family ATPase, producing the protein MRKIFLLRGAPGCGKSSFIARHHLQPYAISRDSVRLLLADLTVYYDKKTKSLHEVVPRYVTEQTEKMVDDLVEHKMKHGETVIVDGTHIVPEKIEHFKPWVDKYRYELFVVDLMQNTTLDGLLKRNQTRMHYDWVKPTVIKKMYEDYESHPEVPDWAYRILPHEIDRALSQKEKNLDRFSHVICVPDKVKPEDFPHVHISNFYFSFNDEFNQKYGSYHNVISLGKTKEEVVKGFKLPFFVFKFHHKHFLISAYPIRNEMLDPIRKVKGVWYYSTGLFNVGDFVQEFPENEHPHVHQFNLSKIDSTRLLHIW; encoded by the coding sequence ATGCGTAAAATTTTCTTACTTAGAGGTGCGCCTGGCTGCGGAAAATCCTCGTTTATTGCGCGTCATCACTTACAACCTTACGCTATTTCCCGTGATTCAGTTCGGCTCTTATTAGCTGACTTAACAGTCTATTACGACAAGAAAACTAAATCACTTCATGAAGTTGTGCCTCGGTATGTGACCGAACAGACAGAAAAAATGGTTGATGATTTAGTTGAACATAAAATGAAACATGGTGAAACTGTCATTGTTGATGGAACCCATATTGTTCCTGAAAAAATTGAACATTTTAAACCTTGGGTTGATAAGTATCGGTATGAACTTTTTGTAGTAGATTTGATGCAAAATACTACTTTAGATGGACTTTTGAAGCGCAACCAGACGCGGATGCACTATGATTGGGTAAAACCAACTGTGATTAAAAAGATGTATGAGGACTATGAATCTCACCCTGAGGTCCCCGATTGGGCTTATCGAATCTTGCCCCATGAAATAGATCGTGCCTTGAGTCAAAAAGAAAAGAATTTAGATCGGTTTTCACATGTGATTTGTGTCCCAGACAAAGTAAAACCTGAAGACTTCCCACATGTGCATATTTCCAATTTCTACTTTTCTTTTAATGATGAATTTAATCAGAAGTATGGATCTTATCATAATGTAATTTCTTTAGGTAAAACTAAAGAAGAGGTTGTTAAAGGTTTTAAGTTACCATTCTTTGTTTTTAAATTTCACCATAAGCATTTTTTAATTTCAGCTTATCCAATTAGGAATGAAATGCTTGACCCCATTAGAAAAGTAAAGGGAGTATGGTATTACTCTACTGGATTATTTAATGTGGGTGATTTTGTCCAAGAATTTCCTGAAAATGAACATCCCCATGTTCATCAATTTAACTTAAGTAAAATTGATTCAACACGATTACTACATATTTGGTAA
- a CDS encoding 2,3-bisphosphoglycerate-dependent phosphoglycerate mutase, whose product MAKLVLIRHGESTANRDNIYTGWNDVPLSPKGIEQAKAAGLKVAKIPNFVPTHIHTSVLSRAIMTAYIVADICDFLYLPITKTWRLNERHYGALRGMNKDVSRKIYGKEQVLEWRRGFDSVPPLLERPVQDRRYAKYDMHLMPRGESLHQTQQRLMPYFEEKIAPELLAGHDQLVVAHGSSLRALIKKLENISDKDIVKLEVPNAEPIVYTFDQDLKITNKEILS is encoded by the coding sequence ATGGCAAAACTTGTTTTGATTCGCCATGGAGAGAGTACAGCTAATCGCGATAATATTTATACTGGGTGGAATGATGTACCGTTAAGTCCAAAAGGAATTGAACAAGCAAAAGCAGCTGGCTTAAAAGTTGCTAAAATTCCTAATTTTGTACCAACCCATATTCATACTTCAGTTTTATCACGTGCAATTATGACAGCCTATATCGTGGCTGATATTTGTGATTTTTTGTATCTCCCTATTACTAAGACTTGGCGCCTAAATGAACGCCATTATGGCGCTCTTAGAGGGATGAATAAGGACGTTTCGCGAAAAATATATGGTAAGGAGCAAGTTCTTGAATGGCGCAGAGGATTCGATAGTGTGCCACCATTGTTAGAAAGACCAGTTCAAGATCGTAGATATGCAAAGTACGATATGCACTTAATGCCTCGTGGTGAAAGTCTTCATCAAACTCAGCAGCGTTTAATGCCATATTTTGAGGAAAAGATAGCTCCCGAATTATTGGCAGGACATGATCAATTAGTAGTTGCACACGGCTCTAGCTTGCGGGCACTAATCAAAAAGTTAGAAAACATTTCAGATAAGGATATTGTCAAGTTGGAAGTTCCAAATGCTGAACCGATTGTTTATACATTTGATCAGGATTTAAAGATTACAAATAAAGAAATTTTAAGCTAA